From a region of the Rhinolophus sinicus isolate RSC01 linkage group LG04, ASM3656204v1, whole genome shotgun sequence genome:
- the LSM1 gene encoding U6 snRNA-associated Sm-like protein LSm1, with the protein MNYMPGTASLIEDIDKKHLVLLRDGRTLIGFLRSIDQFANLVLHQTVERIHVGKKYGDIPRGIFVVRGENVVLLGEIDLEKESDTPLQQVSIEEILEEQRVEQQAKLEAEKLKVQALKDRGLSIPRADTLDEY; encoded by the exons ATgaactatatgccaggcaccgCCAGCCTCATCGAGGACATTGACA aaaAGCACTTGGTCCTTCTTCGAGATGGAAGGACACTTATAGGCTTTTTGAGAAGCATTGATCAGTTTG CTAATTTAGTGCTACATCAGACTGTGGAACGTATTCATGTGGGCAAAAAATACGGTGATATTCCTCGAGGGATTTTTGTGGTCAGAGGAGAAAATGTGGTCCTACTAGGAGAAATA GACTTGGAAAAGGAGAGTGACACACCCCTTCAACAAGTGTCTATTGAAGAAATTCTAGAAGAACAAAGGGTAGAACAGCAGGCCAAGCTGGAAGCCGAGAAGCTGAAAGTTCAGGCTCTTAAGGATCGAGGTCTCTCCATTCCTCGCGCAGATACTCTTGACGAGTATTAA